A window of Azospirillum lipoferum 4B contains these coding sequences:
- a CDS encoding ABC transporter ATP-binding protein yields the protein MLRRFLAYYRPYKGLLILDISCAILSGLLELGFPMAVRAFVDRLLPTQDWPLIVAATALLLAVYMANGGLMAIVTYWGHKLGVNIETEMRRKSFDHLQKLSFSFYDNNKTGHLVGRVTRDLDEIGEVAHHGPEDLLIAVMTFVGAFALMAVVHLPLALITAAIVPVIAWLTSRYGGRMTKNWQSLYSRVGDFNVRIEENVGGMRVVQAFTNEDHERKLFAEDNDRYRKTKLDAYKIMAASTTLSYMSMRLILIVVMLTGAHFVLVGELTQGGFFAFLLLVNTFFRPIEKINAVIETYPRGIAGFRRYTALLDTQPDIADAPNAVPAPPLKGDIRFEGVSFGYDPARPVLKGVDLSIKAGSTVAFIGPSGAGKTTICSLLPRFYEIAGGSITIDGLDIRSMTLASLRRQIGIVQQDVFLFGGTIRENIAYGRLGASDAEIAEAARRAHLDGLIASLPDGLDTIIGERGVKLSGGQKQRLTIARMFLKNPPILILDEATSALDTRTEREIQKSLMELAEGRTTLIIAHRLATIRSADEVYVVGTGGGIQRITHEELAAHG from the coding sequence ATGCTCCGCCGCTTCCTCGCCTACTACCGTCCCTACAAGGGCCTGCTGATTCTCGACATTTCCTGCGCGATCCTGTCGGGACTGCTGGAGCTGGGCTTCCCGATGGCGGTGCGCGCCTTCGTGGACCGGCTACTGCCCACCCAGGATTGGCCGCTGATCGTCGCCGCGACGGCGCTGCTGCTGGCGGTCTACATGGCGAATGGCGGGTTGATGGCCATCGTGACCTATTGGGGCCACAAGCTGGGCGTCAACATCGAGACGGAGATGCGGCGGAAGAGCTTCGACCATCTGCAGAAGCTCTCCTTCAGCTTCTACGACAACAACAAGACCGGCCATCTCGTCGGCCGCGTCACCCGCGACCTGGACGAGATCGGCGAGGTGGCGCACCACGGCCCCGAAGACCTGCTGATCGCGGTGATGACCTTCGTCGGCGCCTTCGCCCTGATGGCGGTGGTGCATCTGCCGCTGGCGCTGATCACCGCCGCCATCGTGCCGGTGATCGCGTGGCTGACCAGCCGCTATGGCGGGCGCATGACCAAGAATTGGCAGTCGCTCTATTCCCGCGTCGGCGACTTCAACGTCCGCATCGAGGAGAATGTCGGCGGCATGCGCGTCGTCCAGGCCTTCACCAACGAGGACCACGAGCGCAAGCTGTTCGCCGAGGACAACGACCGCTACCGCAAGACCAAGCTCGACGCCTACAAGATCATGGCAGCGTCGACGACGCTCAGCTACATGAGCATGCGGCTGATCCTGATCGTCGTCATGCTGACCGGCGCCCATTTCGTCCTGGTGGGGGAACTGACCCAGGGCGGGTTCTTCGCCTTCCTGCTGCTGGTCAACACCTTCTTCCGCCCCATCGAGAAGATCAACGCGGTCATCGAGACCTACCCGCGCGGCATCGCCGGCTTCCGCCGCTACACCGCCCTGCTCGACACCCAGCCCGACATCGCGGACGCTCCCAATGCCGTCCCGGCGCCGCCGCTGAAGGGCGACATCCGCTTCGAAGGCGTGTCCTTCGGCTATGACCCCGCCCGCCCGGTCCTGAAGGGTGTCGACCTTAGCATCAAGGCAGGATCCACCGTCGCCTTCATCGGCCCGTCGGGCGCCGGCAAGACGACGATCTGCTCGCTGCTGCCACGCTTCTACGAGATCGCCGGCGGCAGCATCACCATCGACGGCCTCGACATCCGCAGCATGACGCTGGCCTCGCTGCGCCGGCAGATCGGCATCGTCCAGCAGGACGTCTTCCTGTTCGGCGGCACCATCCGCGAGAACATCGCCTATGGCCGGCTGGGCGCGTCCGACGCCGAGATCGCCGAGGCGGCGCGCCGCGCCCATCTCGACGGGCTGATCGCCTCGCTGCCCGACGGGCTCGACACCATCATCGGCGAGCGTGGCGTGAAGTTGTCGGGCGGCCAGAAGCAGCGGTTGACCATCGCCCGCATGTTCCTGAAGAACCCGCCGATCCTGATCCTGGACGAGGCGACCTCGGCGCTCGACACCCGGACGGAGCGGGAAATCCAGAAATCCCTGATGGAGCTGGCGGAAGGGCGGACGACGCTGATCATCGCCCACCGTCTGGCGACCATCCGCAGCGCCGACGAGGTCTATGTCGTCGGCACCGGAGGCGGGATCCAGCGCATCACCCACGAGGAACTGGCCGCCCACGGCTGA
- a CDS encoding BCCT family transporter, which translates to MQQINKTVSFTAGGLILLFVALAALFTEPFGSRVSEMQAFVVGNFGWFYVLVVAGFLLFVLWLFFSPYGAIKLGHDDDEPEFSYPSWFAMLFSAGMGIGLLFYGVAEPMLHFSNPRVGEAGTPDAAREAMNLAFLHWGLHAWAIYIVVGLSLGYFAYRQDLPLTIRSALYPLLGDRIRGWPGHVVDIIAIFGTLFGIATSLGLGVMQINAGFAYLGLLDVGLSQQIVLIAVITVVATASAASGVGRGIRRLSELNMLAGVLLLAFVFLLGPTVFLLSTLVESIGRYLWTLPYTSFRTLPYAGAEWQASWTMFYWGWWISWAPFVGMFIARVSRGRTIREFIGGVLFAPVALTMLWFIVFGETAIHMEMFEGGGMAAAVADSVPTALFVMLDRLPLSTITSAIATLMVVTFFVTSADSGAMVIDIIGSGGDQDPPIATRIFWALLSGVVAAVLLLVGGLQALQTAAVTTALPFALVMVLMCVGLVLSLRSERKVDPGRRTARVTAGTPAPAAETADDGDWRQGLAAMLGRRSGQAAVPPGAGAARRNVARFIADDVVPALRDVAEELERNGRVVEIDASSFSAGIAVLRNGQEEFSYAIRARAYHPMSFAFSGIEKDDEPWQTRAEVILRGGLHKQLPQERMNRRAIRHDFVREYGKWVGW; encoded by the coding sequence ATGCAACAGATAAACAAGACCGTTTCCTTCACAGCTGGCGGACTGATTCTACTGTTCGTTGCCCTGGCTGCGTTGTTCACCGAGCCGTTCGGCTCCCGCGTGTCGGAGATGCAGGCATTTGTCGTCGGCAACTTCGGCTGGTTCTACGTGCTTGTCGTCGCAGGTTTCCTGCTGTTCGTCCTGTGGCTCTTCTTCAGCCCCTATGGCGCGATCAAGCTGGGGCACGACGATGACGAGCCGGAATTCAGCTATCCCTCCTGGTTCGCCATGCTGTTCAGCGCCGGGATGGGCATCGGGCTGCTGTTCTACGGCGTCGCCGAGCCGATGCTGCATTTCTCCAATCCGCGCGTGGGCGAGGCGGGAACTCCCGACGCTGCGCGCGAGGCGATGAACCTCGCATTCCTGCATTGGGGCCTGCACGCCTGGGCGATCTACATCGTCGTCGGGCTGTCGCTCGGGTATTTCGCCTATCGCCAGGATCTTCCCCTGACCATCCGGTCGGCGCTCTACCCGCTGCTGGGCGACCGCATCCGCGGCTGGCCCGGCCATGTCGTCGACATCATCGCCATCTTCGGCACGCTGTTCGGGATCGCGACCTCGCTGGGGCTCGGCGTCATGCAGATCAACGCCGGCTTCGCCTATCTCGGCCTGCTCGACGTCGGTTTGTCGCAGCAGATCGTGCTGATCGCCGTCATCACGGTGGTGGCCACCGCCTCCGCCGCCAGCGGCGTGGGGCGGGGCATCCGCCGATTGAGCGAACTGAACATGCTGGCGGGCGTGCTGCTGCTGGCCTTCGTCTTCCTGCTGGGTCCGACGGTGTTCCTGCTGTCGACGCTGGTGGAAAGCATCGGCCGTTACCTGTGGACGCTGCCCTACACCAGCTTCCGCACCCTGCCCTATGCCGGGGCGGAGTGGCAGGCGAGCTGGACGATGTTCTATTGGGGCTGGTGGATCTCCTGGGCGCCCTTCGTCGGCATGTTCATCGCCCGTGTGTCGCGCGGCCGCACCATCCGCGAATTCATCGGCGGCGTGCTGTTCGCGCCGGTCGCGCTGACCATGCTGTGGTTCATCGTGTTCGGCGAAACGGCGATCCACATGGAGATGTTCGAAGGCGGCGGCATGGCCGCGGCGGTGGCCGACAGCGTGCCGACCGCGCTGTTCGTCATGCTGGACCGGCTGCCGCTCAGCACCATCACCTCCGCCATCGCCACGCTGATGGTCGTCACCTTCTTCGTCACCTCCGCCGATTCCGGCGCGATGGTCATCGACATCATCGGCTCCGGCGGCGATCAGGATCCGCCGATCGCCACGCGCATCTTCTGGGCACTGCTGTCGGGGGTGGTGGCGGCGGTGCTCCTGCTGGTCGGCGGGCTCCAGGCCCTGCAGACCGCGGCGGTCACCACGGCGCTGCCCTTCGCGCTCGTCATGGTGCTGATGTGCGTCGGTCTCGTCCTCAGCCTGCGCAGCGAGCGGAAAGTCGATCCCGGCAGGCGCACGGCCCGCGTCACGGCAGGCACCCCCGCTCCGGCGGCGGAGACGGCCGACGACGGGGATTGGCGGCAAGGGCTTGCCGCGATGCTGGGCCGCCGGAGCGGACAGGCGGCGGTTCCGCCGGGCGCGGGGGCCGCGCGGCGCAACGTCGCGCGCTTCATCGCCGACGACGTGGTGCCGGCCCTGCGCGACGTCGCGGAGGAGCTGGAACGCAACGGCCGCGTCGTGGAAATCGACGCCAGTTCCTTCAGCGCCGGCATCGCCGTGCTGAGGAACGGCCAGGAGGAGTTCTCCTACGCGATCCGCGCGCGCGCCTATCATCCCATGAGCTTCGCCTTCTCGGGCATCGAGAAGGATGACGAGCCGTGGCAGACGCGGGCCGAGGTCATCCTGCGCGGCGGCCTGCACAAGCAGCTTCCGCAGGAGCGGATGAACCGCCGCGCCATCCGGCATGATTTCGTCCGCGAATACGGCAAATGGGTGGGCTGGTGA
- a CDS encoding ABC transporter ATP-binding protein, whose product MTGPDQPPALYELDAVGFSAAGRPILSDLSLRLEQGRIYGLVGPNGSGKSTLIRMLARQQPPGAGRIRCLGTEIARIGERDFARTVAYMPQFTPPAEGMTVRELVALGRFPWHGALGRFGAEDAAKVEEAIQETNLDAFADRLVDSLSGGERQRVWLAMMLAQDTRCLLLDEPTSALDIASQVEMLGLVRRLSRARGIGAVIVLHDINMAARVCDEILAMRGGALIAQGTPDAIMTGETLGAIYRLAMGIVPHPVTGDPIGYVL is encoded by the coding sequence ATGACCGGCCCGGACCAGCCCCCTGCCCTGTACGAACTGGATGCCGTCGGATTTTCGGCGGCCGGCCGGCCGATCCTGTCGGACCTGTCGCTTCGGCTGGAGCAGGGGCGCATCTACGGGCTGGTCGGCCCCAATGGCTCCGGCAAGAGCACGCTGATCCGCATGCTCGCCCGCCAGCAGCCGCCGGGGGCCGGCCGCATCCGCTGCCTCGGCACCGAGATCGCCCGGATCGGCGAGCGCGACTTCGCCCGCACCGTCGCCTACATGCCGCAATTCACCCCGCCGGCGGAGGGCATGACGGTGCGCGAGCTGGTGGCGCTCGGCCGCTTCCCCTGGCATGGCGCCCTCGGCCGCTTCGGGGCGGAGGACGCCGCCAAGGTGGAGGAGGCGATCCAGGAGACCAACCTCGACGCCTTCGCCGACCGGCTGGTCGACAGCCTGTCCGGCGGCGAGCGGCAGCGCGTGTGGCTCGCCATGATGCTGGCGCAGGACACGCGCTGCCTGCTGCTGGACGAACCGACCTCGGCGCTCGACATCGCCAGTCAGGTCGAGATGCTCGGGCTGGTGCGCCGGCTGAGCCGAGCCCGCGGCATCGGGGCGGTCATCGTTCTGCACGACATCAACATGGCCGCCCGCGTCTGCGACGAAATCCTGGCGATGCGCGGCGGCGCGCTGATTGCCCAGGGAACGCCGGACGCCATCATGACCGGCGAGACGCTGGGCGCGATCTACCGCCTCGCCATGGGCATCGTCCCGCATCCCGTCACCGGCGACCCCATCGGCTACGTCCTGTGA
- a CDS encoding ABC transporter substrate-binding protein — translation MARARTISRRRALGFTAGLASMPRLAWAAGPQRVAVIDWALLETVLALGVVPVAATELLQFRKTVVEPAVPESVADIGLRGTPNYEALNLAEPDLILTSNYYEGQRTSLERVAQTVSLSIYTAGVQPYPAAAEAALTLGRLLGREVQAQAVVADTEAEIARLRGRLSGVGRRPVLAINFGDARHFRAFGTDSMFGDVLRRLGVENGWAAQSSYSATAPVGIEALARFPDATVIVVPPVPADAVRTLADSALWQALPMVRESRVTVIEAVNHFGGLPAALRFARLATTALLRGKDGHG, via the coding sequence ATGGCACGGGCAAGGACGATATCGCGGCGCCGCGCGCTGGGCTTCACCGCCGGGCTTGCATCGATGCCCCGCCTCGCCTGGGCCGCTGGACCGCAACGGGTGGCGGTCATCGACTGGGCTCTGCTGGAAACGGTGCTGGCGCTGGGGGTGGTCCCGGTCGCCGCCACCGAACTGCTGCAATTCCGCAAGACAGTTGTCGAGCCCGCGGTGCCGGAGTCCGTCGCCGACATCGGATTGCGCGGAACACCGAATTACGAGGCGCTGAACCTCGCGGAGCCGGACCTGATCCTCACCTCCAACTACTACGAGGGCCAGCGCACCAGCCTGGAGCGGGTCGCGCAAACCGTGTCGCTGTCGATCTACACGGCCGGCGTCCAGCCCTACCCGGCCGCCGCAGAGGCCGCCCTTACCCTCGGCCGGCTGCTCGGCCGCGAGGTACAGGCACAGGCCGTCGTCGCAGATACCGAGGCGGAAATCGCCCGCCTGCGCGGGAGGTTGAGCGGTGTCGGGCGGCGGCCGGTGCTGGCGATCAATTTCGGCGACGCCCGCCATTTCCGCGCCTTCGGCACCGACAGCATGTTCGGCGACGTGCTCCGCCGGCTGGGGGTGGAGAATGGCTGGGCGGCGCAGTCCAGCTACAGCGCAACCGCACCGGTCGGCATCGAGGCGCTGGCCCGCTTCCCCGACGCCACCGTCATCGTCGTTCCGCCGGTTCCCGCCGACGCGGTGCGGACACTGGCCGACAGCGCCCTGTGGCAGGCCCTGCCGATGGTACGGGAAAGCCGCGTGACGGTGATCGAGGCGGTCAACCATTTCGGCGGTCTCCCCGCCGCCCTGCGCTTCGCCCGCCTCGCCACCACAGCCCTTTTGCGAGGCAAAGACGGCCATGGCTGA
- the fhuB gene encoding Fe(3+)-hydroxamate ABC transporter permease FhuB — MAERAPMNRILLWGGLALVAACLSIVQVAGHFASPAPAGTTPNSADWLDAIILYHSVLPRIAVSLVAGAALGLSGLLLQRVLRNPLAEPSTLGVSAGAQLAMTVGLLYAPALMEQAREGVALAGGLTVVGLILAMTWRRGLEPVAVILAGMMVALTATMASAALILANGDYLFSIFIWGGGALAQQSWGPTLTIALRLLVGLAAAILLTRPLAILGLDDASARSLGVALNATRFAVIGVAVWLAASVTAEVGVIGFVGLAAPALAHLSGARTQSRKLIAAPLIGAILLWVTDGLVQLLAGANGERVPTGAATALLGGPLLLWLLPRLRMFEWPSPNNRPAPSRRSPRPRLLIGLIALLGLAAVALALTVGYGPDGWSVATGSLLDRLLAWRGPRVAVAAAAGAMLAAAGMLLQRITANPLASPEILGVGTGSGVGLTAALFLVAAPGIGIQIAASAAGAVLVLAAMLALSLRAGFGPERLLLAGIAMSALCSAVLTAVIATGTPQAFTLLRWLSGSTNDAGPADAWFCAGAAVLLLAALPLASRWLEILPLGDVTARSVGLPVQRCRILLVLFAGLLTAAAALFVGPLSFVGLIAPHLARLAGLGRALEQGLGAVLIGAGLMVVSDWLARTVAFPYQLPLGLFAALLAGPYLIWLLSRAGSRAG, encoded by the coding sequence ATGGCTGAGCGAGCCCCGATGAACCGCATCCTGCTGTGGGGCGGACTGGCCCTGGTCGCCGCCTGCCTGTCCATCGTCCAGGTCGCCGGACATTTCGCTTCGCCCGCACCGGCCGGAACGACACCGAACAGCGCCGACTGGCTCGACGCCATCATCCTCTATCACAGCGTCCTGCCGCGCATCGCCGTTTCGCTGGTCGCCGGGGCGGCGCTGGGACTGTCGGGGCTTCTGCTCCAGCGCGTCCTGCGCAACCCGCTGGCCGAGCCATCGACCCTCGGCGTGTCGGCCGGCGCCCAGCTCGCCATGACGGTGGGGCTGCTCTACGCCCCGGCGCTGATGGAACAGGCGCGCGAGGGCGTGGCGCTGGCCGGCGGGCTGACAGTGGTCGGGCTGATCCTCGCCATGACATGGCGACGCGGGTTGGAGCCGGTCGCCGTGATCCTGGCCGGCATGATGGTCGCGCTGACCGCCACCATGGCCAGCGCCGCACTGATCCTCGCCAACGGCGACTATCTCTTCTCCATCTTCATCTGGGGCGGCGGCGCGCTGGCGCAGCAAAGTTGGGGCCCCACCCTGACCATCGCGCTGCGCCTGCTGGTCGGCCTCGCCGCCGCCATCCTGCTGACGCGCCCGCTGGCCATCCTCGGCCTCGACGATGCCAGCGCCCGCAGCCTGGGCGTCGCCCTCAACGCGACGCGCTTCGCCGTCATCGGCGTCGCGGTCTGGCTGGCCGCCAGCGTGACGGCGGAGGTCGGCGTGATCGGCTTCGTCGGGCTGGCCGCCCCCGCCCTGGCGCATCTCAGCGGTGCGCGCACCCAGAGCCGGAAACTGATCGCCGCGCCGCTGATCGGCGCCATCCTGCTCTGGGTCACCGACGGGCTGGTTCAGCTTCTGGCCGGCGCCAACGGCGAACGGGTGCCGACCGGCGCCGCCACCGCCCTGCTGGGCGGCCCGCTGCTGCTGTGGCTACTGCCGCGCCTGCGCATGTTCGAATGGCCGTCGCCCAACAACCGCCCAGCGCCGTCGCGCCGCAGCCCGCGCCCCCGCCTGCTGATCGGCCTGATCGCCTTGCTGGGCCTTGCCGCCGTGGCTCTCGCCCTGACCGTCGGCTATGGCCCGGACGGCTGGTCCGTCGCCACCGGCTCCCTGCTCGACCGGCTGCTGGCATGGCGGGGGCCGCGTGTGGCGGTCGCGGCGGCGGCGGGCGCCATGCTGGCGGCGGCCGGAATGCTGTTGCAGCGCATCACCGCCAACCCGTTGGCCAGCCCGGAAATCCTCGGCGTCGGCACCGGATCGGGCGTCGGGCTGACCGCCGCGCTGTTCCTGGTCGCCGCACCCGGCATCGGCATCCAGATCGCCGCCTCGGCGGCGGGAGCGGTGCTGGTGCTGGCCGCCATGCTGGCCCTGTCGCTGCGCGCCGGCTTCGGACCGGAACGTCTGCTGCTGGCCGGCATCGCCATGAGCGCGCTGTGCAGCGCCGTCCTGACCGCCGTCATCGCCACCGGCACGCCCCAGGCCTTCACCCTGCTGCGCTGGCTGAGCGGATCGACCAACGACGCCGGCCCGGCCGACGCCTGGTTCTGCGCGGGCGCCGCGGTCCTGCTGCTGGCGGCACTGCCGCTGGCCTCCCGCTGGCTGGAGATCCTGCCGCTCGGCGACGTCACCGCCCGGTCGGTCGGCCTGCCGGTGCAGCGCTGCCGCATCCTTCTGGTCCTGTTCGCCGGCCTGCTCACCGCGGCGGCGGCGCTCTTCGTCGGACCCTTGAGCTTCGTCGGCCTGATCGCCCCGCACCTCGCCCGGCTCGCCGGCCTCGGCCGCGCGCTGGAGCAGGGCCTCGGCGCGGTGCTGATCGGCGCCGGCCTGATGGTGGTGTCGGATTGGCTGGCGCGAACCGTCGCCTTCCCGTATCAACTGCCGCTGGGATTGTTCGCCGCGCTGCTTGCCGGCCCCTACCTGATCTGGTTGCTCAGCCGAGCCGGCTCGCGCGCCGGCTAG
- a CDS encoding TonB-dependent siderophore receptor, protein MTRFLLNSTALAALLIPALSQAQAQDTSTPAILGPVTVEGSRTVDTATSPVKGYVPARSATGSKTDTPLEEIPQSVSVIGREEMDDRGAQKVDEALRYTPGVFSQPFGRDSDTDWVFIRGFQATQSGVYQDGLQLYAYGFGGQFIDSYNLERIEVLRGASSVLYGGSNPGGLLNYVTKRPGGTPVRSVEVGIDQHGTAHLGLDVGGALDPTLSYRLTGRIAGGDTYTDFADGFRGTVSPSFKWSPNDANSLTILTNYTDIDETHNGGAFLPYVGTVVDAPFGRIDRKANFTEPGIDTYRRRQASIGYEFEHRFDNDLIFRQNARYNYSKVHEVTVYPFGYGGFSATPTDPNNLLSRINFEHTTEVNSFLIDNQLEGKLRTGPVEHTALAGVDYKYFAMDQVQASGSATTLSATNPVYGAAQGQRFAYIDQELTMRQLGVYLQDQMRFGQGFLVTLSGRYDIASTDADGTPAYDGKTGKFSGRAGLAYEFANGLTPYVSASTFFNPVLGSSAAVGVFKPESGRQYEVGVKYRPAWMDAIFTAALFDLTRTNVVTGAFNAETQLGEVNSRGVELEAKANITPSLKATASFTALDLDIKKDANPALIGKTPYIVPQVQGSAFLDYTFRESVLNGVSVGGGVRYVGSSWADNENTLKVPAATVFDARIGYKRDNWGANLSVTNLFDKDYVASCQTQYSCGYAEGRTALLTLNMTW, encoded by the coding sequence ATGACCCGTTTCCTCTTGAACAGCACGGCGCTCGCCGCCCTGCTGATACCGGCCCTGTCGCAAGCTCAGGCGCAGGACACCAGCACGCCCGCCATCCTCGGTCCGGTGACCGTCGAAGGCAGCAGAACCGTCGATACGGCGACCAGCCCGGTCAAGGGCTATGTGCCGGCCCGGTCGGCCACCGGGTCCAAGACCGACACGCCGCTGGAGGAAATCCCGCAGTCGGTGTCGGTGATCGGCCGCGAGGAGATGGACGACCGCGGCGCCCAGAAGGTGGACGAGGCGCTGCGCTATACCCCCGGCGTCTTCAGCCAGCCCTTCGGCCGTGACAGCGACACCGACTGGGTCTTCATCCGCGGATTCCAGGCGACGCAGTCCGGCGTCTATCAGGACGGGCTGCAGCTCTATGCCTACGGCTTCGGCGGCCAGTTCATCGACAGCTACAATCTGGAGCGGATCGAGGTGCTGCGCGGCGCCTCCTCGGTGCTCTACGGCGGCAGCAACCCCGGCGGCCTGCTGAACTACGTCACCAAGCGTCCGGGCGGCACGCCGGTACGCTCGGTCGAGGTCGGCATCGACCAGCACGGCACCGCCCATCTCGGCCTGGATGTCGGCGGCGCGCTGGATCCGACGCTGAGCTACCGGCTGACCGGCCGCATCGCCGGCGGCGACACCTACACCGACTTCGCCGACGGCTTCCGCGGCACCGTTTCGCCCAGCTTCAAATGGTCGCCGAACGACGCCAACAGCCTGACGATCCTGACCAACTACACCGACATCGACGAGACGCACAACGGCGGCGCCTTCCTGCCCTATGTCGGCACGGTGGTGGATGCGCCGTTCGGCCGGATCGACCGCAAGGCCAACTTCACCGAGCCCGGCATCGACACCTACCGCCGCCGTCAGGCCTCCATCGGCTACGAATTCGAACACCGCTTCGACAACGATCTGATCTTCCGCCAAAACGCGCGCTACAACTACAGCAAGGTCCACGAGGTCACGGTCTATCCCTTCGGCTACGGCGGCTTCTCGGCCACGCCGACCGATCCCAACAACCTGCTGTCGCGCATCAATTTCGAGCACACGACCGAGGTCAACAGTTTCCTGATCGACAACCAGCTGGAAGGCAAGCTGCGCACCGGCCCGGTCGAGCACACGGCGCTGGCCGGCGTCGATTACAAGTATTTCGCCATGGATCAGGTGCAGGCGTCCGGCTCGGCCACGACGCTCAGCGCCACCAACCCGGTCTATGGCGCGGCCCAGGGCCAGCGCTTCGCCTACATCGACCAGGAGCTGACGATGCGTCAGCTCGGCGTCTACCTGCAGGACCAGATGCGCTTCGGCCAGGGCTTCCTGGTGACGCTGAGCGGCCGCTACGACATCGCCTCGACCGATGCCGACGGAACGCCCGCCTATGACGGCAAGACCGGCAAGTTCAGCGGCCGCGCCGGTCTGGCCTACGAGTTTGCCAACGGCCTGACCCCCTATGTCAGCGCCTCCACCTTCTTCAACCCGGTGCTGGGCTCCTCCGCCGCGGTCGGCGTCTTCAAGCCGGAAAGCGGTCGCCAGTACGAGGTCGGCGTCAAGTACCGCCCGGCCTGGATGGATGCCATCTTCACCGCGGCCCTGTTCGACCTGACCCGCACCAACGTGGTGACCGGCGCCTTCAACGCCGAGACCCAGCTGGGCGAGGTCAACTCCCGCGGCGTCGAGCTGGAGGCCAAGGCCAACATCACCCCCAGCCTGAAGGCGACCGCCTCCTTCACCGCGCTCGACCTCGATATCAAGAAGGACGCCAACCCGGCCCTGATCGGCAAGACGCCCTACATCGTGCCGCAGGTCCAGGGTTCGGCATTCCTCGACTACACCTTCCGCGAGAGCGTGCTGAACGGGGTGTCGGTCGGCGGCGGCGTGCGCTATGTCGGGTCGTCCTGGGCCGACAACGAGAACACGCTGAAGGTCCCGGCGGCGACCGTCTTCGATGCGCGGATCGGATACAAGCGCGACAACTGGGGCGCCAACCTGTCGGTCACCAACCTGTTCGACAAGGACTATGTCGCCAGCTGCCAGACCCAGTATTCCTGCGGCTATGCGGAGGGGCGGACCGCCCTGCTGACCCTCAACATGACTTGGTAA
- a CDS encoding helix-turn-helix domain-containing protein, translated as MSFHPRMQSHTEGITILGDLQWRAWNGMIADIWTVACDRNAGGEYVSEAPRLVVVLDQLGEGALHVMDSPDRGKSHRLSRRQPMSFVPAGLKVWSRTESIRRLTHLDLHFDMSVLEGRFTEGLDIAEMDRPRLNFSDDRLFSLARLIAAECRSSGTLHDLYGESLMAALFIGLVQSEPAADRKRGQLPPRQLRRVIDFIEEHCSRPIRLQELADLTGLSPAHFCSAFKASTGVPPHKWQMRARVERAKSLLTTSDVTLAAAAAMAGFSDQAHLTRVFRQIVGSTPAAWLRDQSA; from the coding sequence ATGTCGTTCCACCCGAGAATGCAAAGCCATACCGAAGGGATCACCATCCTGGGCGACCTGCAGTGGCGTGCCTGGAACGGGATGATCGCCGATATCTGGACGGTGGCCTGCGACCGCAATGCCGGCGGGGAATATGTGTCGGAGGCCCCGCGCCTCGTCGTGGTGCTCGACCAGCTGGGAGAGGGCGCCCTCCATGTCATGGACTCCCCCGACCGCGGCAAGTCCCACCGGCTGAGCCGGCGCCAGCCCATGAGCTTCGTTCCGGCCGGCCTCAAGGTCTGGTCGCGCACCGAGAGTATCCGCCGCCTGACCCATCTCGACCTGCATTTCGACATGTCCGTGCTGGAAGGCCGCTTCACCGAGGGTCTGGACATCGCGGAAATGGACCGGCCGAGGCTGAACTTCTCCGACGACCGGCTGTTCTCCCTTGCCCGGCTGATCGCGGCGGAATGCCGGTCTTCGGGCACCCTGCACGACCTCTACGGCGAAAGCCTGATGGCCGCCCTGTTCATCGGCCTCGTCCAGAGCGAACCGGCGGCCGACCGCAAGCGTGGGCAGCTGCCGCCGCGCCAGCTGAGACGCGTGATCGACTTCATCGAGGAGCATTGCAGCCGGCCGATCCGCCTGCAGGAACTGGCCGACCTCACCGGCCTGTCGCCCGCCCATTTCTGCTCCGCCTTCAAGGCATCGACCGGCGTGCCGCCGCACAAATGGCAGATGCGGGCACGGGTGGAGCGCGCCAAGTCGCTGCTGACCACCTCTGACGTGACGCTGGCGGCGGCGGCGGCAATGGCGGGATTCTCCGATCAGGCGCATCTGACCCGCGTCTTCCGCCAGATCGTGGGCTCCACCCCCGCCGCCTGGCTGCGCGACCAGTCCGCGTGA